In one Modestobacter sp. L9-4 genomic region, the following are encoded:
- the fabI gene encoding enoyl-ACP reductase FabI, which produces MATEAKGILEGKTILVAGVLTEASIAFAAARIAQEQGATVVLSNFGRALSLCQRIAKRLPQEAAVVELDVTNTEHLATLADRLREHLGADARLDGVVHSIGFAPQEAMGEGFTEVAWEHAATAFQVSTWSLASLTQACRPLFGDTAAVVGLTFDATVAWPVYGWMGAAKAALESTSRYLARELGPEGVRVNLVAAGPLRTMAMKSIPGSNQFEEAWEGRAPLGWSVTDTEPAGKAVAALLSDWFPATTGEIVHVDGGFHAVGV; this is translated from the coding sequence ATGGCGACCGAGGCAAAGGGCATTCTCGAGGGCAAGACGATCCTGGTGGCCGGGGTGCTGACCGAGGCCTCGATCGCGTTCGCGGCGGCCCGGATCGCCCAGGAGCAGGGCGCCACCGTCGTCCTGTCGAACTTCGGCCGGGCGCTGTCGCTGTGCCAGCGGATCGCCAAGCGGCTGCCGCAGGAGGCGGCCGTGGTCGAACTGGACGTGACGAACACCGAGCACCTGGCCACCCTGGCCGACCGGCTGCGCGAGCACCTGGGCGCCGACGCGCGCCTGGACGGCGTCGTGCACTCCATCGGCTTTGCGCCGCAGGAGGCCATGGGCGAGGGCTTCACCGAGGTGGCGTGGGAGCACGCCGCCACGGCCTTCCAGGTCTCCACCTGGTCGCTGGCCAGCCTCACCCAGGCCTGCCGACCGCTGTTCGGCGACACCGCCGCCGTGGTCGGGCTGACCTTCGACGCCACGGTGGCCTGGCCGGTCTACGGCTGGATGGGGGCGGCCAAGGCCGCACTCGAGTCCACCTCCCGCTACCTGGCCCGCGAGCTCGGCCCGGAGGGCGTGCGGGTCAACCTCGTCGCCGCCGGCCCGCTGCGCACCATGGCCATGAAGTCGATCCCGGGCAGCAACCAGTTCGAGGAGGCCTGGGAGGGCCGCGCTCCGCTGGGCTGGTCGGTCACCGACACCGAACCCGCCGGCAAGGCCGTCGCCGCGCTGCTGAGCGACTGGTTCCCGGCGACCACCGGCGAGATCGTGCACGTCGACGGCGGCTTCCACGCGGTGGGGGTGTGA
- a CDS encoding SPFH domain-containing protein — MEPALIALIVIVLLAVVVLAKSVTIVPQAQAKVVERLGRYSRTLSPGLALLVPFVDRVRATIDLREQVISFPPQPVITADNLQVGIDTVLYFQVTDPRLAVYGIANYITGMEQLTTTTLRNVVGGLNLEGALTGRDGINSQLRDVLDGTTGPWGLRVARVEIKAIDPPASIQDSMEKQMRADRDKRAVILTAEGQRQSAITTAEGQKAAAILSAEGKKQAAILDAEAERQSRILRAEGERAALFLQAQGQAKSIETVFQAIHDGKPDSGLLAYQYLQTLPKIAQGDANKMWIVPSEFSKALEGLGRLGGSDGEQRSWMDVDRAPAAAGNGASAPPPAAAPAAPAQSLDTSTWFDSNLPPAADQPEAKISLSSIGVEPSLPSTPAPARPSLAQATEEARTTPQLGSGEAPETP, encoded by the coding sequence GTGGAACCCGCACTCATCGCACTGATCGTCATCGTGCTGCTGGCCGTCGTCGTCCTGGCCAAGAGCGTGACGATCGTCCCGCAGGCCCAGGCCAAGGTCGTCGAGCGGCTCGGCCGCTACAGCCGCACGCTGAGCCCCGGCCTGGCCCTGCTCGTGCCCTTCGTCGACCGCGTCCGCGCGACCATCGACCTCCGCGAGCAGGTCATCTCCTTCCCCCCGCAGCCGGTGATCACCGCCGACAACCTGCAGGTGGGCATCGACACCGTCCTGTACTTCCAGGTCACCGACCCGCGACTGGCCGTCTACGGGATCGCGAACTACATCACCGGCATGGAGCAGCTGACCACCACCACGCTGCGCAACGTCGTCGGTGGGCTGAACCTGGAGGGTGCGCTCACCGGCCGGGACGGCATCAACTCCCAGCTGCGCGACGTCCTCGACGGCACCACCGGCCCGTGGGGGCTGCGGGTGGCGCGGGTGGAGATCAAGGCCATCGACCCGCCGGCCTCCATCCAGGACTCGATGGAGAAGCAGATGCGCGCCGACCGCGACAAGCGCGCGGTCATCCTCACCGCCGAGGGGCAGCGGCAGTCGGCGATCACCACCGCCGAGGGCCAGAAGGCCGCGGCCATCCTGTCGGCCGAGGGCAAGAAGCAGGCCGCGATCCTCGACGCCGAGGCCGAGCGGCAGAGCCGGATCCTGCGCGCCGAGGGTGAGCGGGCGGCGCTGTTCCTGCAGGCGCAGGGCCAGGCCAAGTCGATCGAGACGGTCTTCCAAGCCATCCACGACGGCAAGCCCGACTCCGGCCTGCTGGCCTACCAGTACCTGCAGACGCTGCCGAAGATCGCGCAGGGCGACGCGAACAAGATGTGGATCGTCCCCAGCGAGTTCAGCAAGGCGCTGGAGGGCCTGGGCCGCCTCGGTGGCTCCGACGGCGAGCAGCGCTCCTGGATGGACGTCGACCGTGCCCCGGCCGCCGCGGGCAACGGTGCGTCGGCGCCGCCGCCGGCAGCCGCACCGGCGGCACCGGCCCAGTCGCTGGACACCAGCACCTGGTTCGACTCCAACCTGCCGCCGGCCGCCGACCAGCCGGAGGCGAAGATCTCGCTGTCCAGCATCGGCGTCGAGCCGAGCCTGCCGAGCACCCCGGCCCCGGCGCGGCCCTCGCTCGCGCAGGCCACCGAGGAGGCCCGCACCACCCCGCAGCTGGGCAGCGGCGAGGCCCCCGAGACGCCGTGA
- a CDS encoding acyl-CoA dehydrogenase family protein — protein MSVLTHDPYAGHPADPVRTSGTALVEQARRLVPLLRSRAAAADEQGRLTDDVTTALHDAGFFSLHTPRALGGPGAGLATAVGVHRELARGHGSAGWVTMILSTSGLFTTQLADRTQREVWAQDPAAGVAANLVPSGTARRVAGGLVVSGRWRPLSGVHHVGWVVVTVPVLDAGGATVDVVLALLPATDVTVERTWSVAGMQGTGSDTVAVEDAFVPDHRVVSLPEVTSGTGPDGSPRPPLMSVAVLTAAATVVGMTEGALEHTTALLSRGRSVGSSVYRNAVDSPSVQAAMAQAASLVDTMRLHLQRGVDDVERATSERTPLGEPVAARVRMDAARISGAARETMDLLLDVGGAGSFALDNPVQRLWRDVSVVTRHPLVTPALNREVYSRALLGIPTQVVPLV, from the coding sequence ATGTCCGTTCTGACCCACGACCCCTATGCCGGGCACCCCGCCGACCCGGTCCGCACGAGCGGGACGGCGCTGGTCGAGCAGGCCCGCCGGCTGGTGCCGCTGCTGCGTTCCCGGGCGGCAGCGGCCGACGAGCAGGGCCGGCTGACCGACGACGTCACCACCGCGCTGCACGACGCCGGCTTCTTCTCCCTGCACACCCCCCGGGCGCTGGGCGGCCCCGGCGCCGGCCTGGCCACCGCGGTCGGCGTCCACCGCGAGCTGGCCCGCGGGCACGGCTCGGCCGGCTGGGTCACGATGATCCTGTCGACCTCCGGGCTCTTCACCACCCAGCTCGCCGACCGGACCCAGCGCGAGGTGTGGGCCCAGGACCCCGCTGCCGGGGTCGCCGCCAACCTCGTCCCGTCCGGCACCGCCCGCCGGGTCGCCGGTGGGCTCGTCGTCAGCGGCCGCTGGCGTCCGCTGTCCGGGGTCCACCACGTGGGCTGGGTGGTCGTGACCGTGCCGGTGCTGGACGCCGGCGGTGCCACCGTGGACGTCGTCCTGGCCCTGCTGCCCGCCACCGACGTCACCGTCGAGCGCACCTGGTCGGTCGCCGGCATGCAGGGCACCGGCAGCGACACGGTGGCCGTCGAGGACGCCTTCGTGCCCGACCACCGGGTCGTCTCCCTGCCCGAGGTGACCAGCGGCACCGGGCCGGACGGGTCGCCCCGGCCGCCGCTGATGTCCGTCGCCGTCCTCACCGCGGCAGCGACCGTCGTCGGGATGACCGAGGGGGCGCTCGAGCACACCACGGCCCTGCTCTCCCGCGGCCGGTCCGTGGGCTCGTCGGTCTACCGCAACGCCGTCGACTCCCCCAGCGTGCAGGCCGCGATGGCACAGGCGGCGTCCCTGGTGGACACGATGCGACTGCACCTGCAGCGCGGGGTCGACGACGTGGAACGGGCCACCTCCGAGCGCACACCGCTCGGCGAGCCGGTCGCCGCACGGGTCCGGATGGACGCCGCCCGGATCTCCGGCGCCGCGCGGGAGACGATGGACCTGCTGCTCGACGTGGGCGGCGCCGGCTCCTTCGCCCTGGACAACCCGGTGCAGCGGCTCTGGCGCGACGTCAGCGTCGTGACCCGCCACCCGCTGGTGACGCCGGCGCTCAACCGCGAGGTCTACAGCCGGGCCCTGCTCGGCATCCCGACCCAGGTCGTGCCGCTGGTCTGA
- a CDS encoding ferrochelatase, translating into MTAPVDARPQHPLPDGVSITPAGQQPNEDPSLAVRNNGGVAPSSEPAPAGRREALLVLGFGGPEGHDDVMPFLLNVTRGRGIPPERLEEVAEHYHHFDGVSPINEQNKALVAALEGELAAVGIDMRIYWGNRNWAPYVEDAWRQMADDGVQHAYVLATSAYASFSGCRQYHEDVARARVALESDPGAPPGPTAEKLPHYFDAPGFVQANAEALAAAIASLPEELRDGARLVATAHSIPNAMASVAGPQGGAYEAELMAAAQAVVDAAAPGRSFDLVWQSRSGPPSVPWLEPDVNDHLRALAENGEQAVVVFPVGFISDHLEVIWDLDNEAEETAGELGLAFARAGTAGTHPAFVTSLRELLEERRAGGEPRLGTNCPAFCCFVQRPSARPAAAAT; encoded by the coding sequence GTGACCGCCCCCGTAGACGCCCGTCCGCAGCACCCGCTGCCGGACGGCGTCTCGATCACCCCGGCCGGGCAGCAGCCCAACGAGGACCCCTCGCTCGCCGTCCGCAACAACGGCGGCGTCGCCCCCTCCTCCGAGCCGGCCCCGGCCGGACGGCGTGAGGCGCTGCTCGTGCTCGGCTTCGGCGGCCCCGAGGGCCACGACGACGTCATGCCGTTCCTGCTCAACGTCACCCGGGGCCGCGGCATCCCGCCGGAGCGCCTGGAGGAGGTGGCCGAGCACTACCACCACTTCGACGGCGTCAGCCCGATCAACGAGCAGAACAAGGCCCTCGTCGCAGCACTCGAGGGCGAGCTCGCCGCCGTCGGCATCGACATGCGGATCTACTGGGGCAACCGCAACTGGGCGCCCTACGTCGAGGACGCCTGGCGGCAGATGGCCGACGACGGCGTCCAGCACGCCTACGTGCTCGCCACGTCCGCTTACGCCTCGTTCTCCGGGTGCCGGCAGTACCACGAGGACGTCGCCCGGGCCCGCGTCGCGCTGGAGTCCGACCCCGGTGCCCCTCCCGGCCCGACCGCGGAGAAGCTGCCGCACTACTTCGACGCCCCGGGCTTCGTGCAGGCCAACGCCGAGGCCCTCGCCGCCGCCATCGCCTCGCTGCCGGAAGAGCTGCGGGACGGCGCCCGGCTGGTCGCCACCGCGCACAGCATCCCGAACGCGATGGCGTCGGTCGCCGGACCGCAGGGCGGTGCCTACGAGGCCGAGCTGATGGCCGCAGCGCAGGCCGTCGTCGACGCCGCCGCACCGGGCCGGTCCTTCGACCTCGTGTGGCAGAGCCGCAGCGGCCCGCCGTCGGTGCCGTGGCTCGAGCCCGACGTCAACGACCACCTGCGGGCGCTGGCCGAGAACGGCGAGCAGGCCGTCGTGGTCTTCCCGGTCGGGTTCATCAGCGACCACCTCGAGGTCATCTGGGACCTGGACAACGAGGCCGAGGAGACCGCCGGCGAGCTCGGCCTGGCCTTCGCCCGCGCCGGGACGGCGGGCACCCACCCGGCGTTCGTCACCTCGCTGCGTGAGCTGCTCGAGGAGCGTCGCGCCGGCGGCGAGCCGCGGCTGGGCACCAACTGCCCGGCGTTCTGCTGCTTCGTCCAGCGCCCGTCCGCCCGCCCGGCGGCCGCCGCCACCTGA
- a CDS encoding NfeD family protein: protein MPAWLLWLIAAGLLAAGEVASLDLVLLMVAGGALGGMTAALLTDSVPVQLLAFLVVSVGLLAVVRPVAKRHLVDRTPQQIDGVQALVGRTAVVSQRVDGSAGQVRMGHDEWSARTQLDGEVYEVGVEVRIVQIEGPVAYVGHT from the coding sequence GTGCCCGCCTGGTTGCTGTGGTTGATCGCCGCGGGGCTCCTCGCCGCCGGTGAGGTCGCCAGCCTGGACCTGGTGCTGCTCATGGTCGCCGGTGGCGCCCTGGGCGGCATGACCGCGGCGCTGCTGACCGACAGCGTGCCGGTGCAGCTGCTGGCGTTCCTCGTCGTCTCGGTGGGGCTGCTGGCCGTCGTCCGGCCGGTGGCCAAGCGGCACCTGGTCGACCGGACGCCCCAGCAGATCGACGGCGTGCAGGCCCTCGTCGGGCGCACCGCGGTGGTCAGTCAGCGGGTCGACGGCAGCGCCGGCCAGGTGCGGATGGGCCACGACGAGTGGTCGGCCCGCACCCAGCTCGACGGCGAGGTCTACGAGGTGGGCGTCGAGGTGCGGATCGTGCAGATCGAGGGCCCCGTCGCCTACGTCGGGCACACCTGA
- the fabG gene encoding beta-ketoacyl-ACP reductase, protein MGRSVLVTGGNRGIGLAIARSFAEAGDSVAVTHRGSGAPEGLFGVECDVTDTAAVDRAFTEVEEHQGPVEVLVSNAGITRDGLLLRMGEDAFTDVIDANLTAAYRVAKRAAPKMVRARAGRMIFISSVVGLSGSAGQANYGASKAGLVGFARSVARELGSRNITANVVAPGFVSTDMTAELPEKRQQEILGQVPLGRYAEADEIAGVVRFLAGDQAGYITGAVVPVDGGLGMGH, encoded by the coding sequence GTGGGCAGGTCGGTGCTGGTGACCGGTGGGAACCGGGGGATCGGGCTGGCCATCGCCCGTTCCTTCGCCGAGGCGGGTGACTCCGTGGCGGTGACCCACCGCGGCAGCGGGGCGCCGGAGGGGCTGTTCGGGGTCGAGTGCGACGTCACCGACACCGCGGCCGTCGACCGCGCGTTCACCGAGGTCGAGGAGCACCAGGGCCCGGTCGAGGTCCTGGTCAGCAACGCGGGCATCACCCGCGACGGGCTGCTGCTGCGGATGGGCGAGGACGCCTTCACCGACGTCATCGACGCCAACCTGACCGCCGCCTACCGGGTCGCCAAGCGCGCGGCGCCGAAGATGGTGCGCGCCCGAGCCGGGCGGATGATCTTCATCTCCTCCGTGGTCGGGCTGAGCGGCTCGGCCGGGCAGGCCAACTACGGCGCCAGCAAGGCCGGCCTGGTGGGCTTCGCCCGCTCGGTCGCCCGCGAGCTGGGCAGCCGCAACATCACCGCCAACGTGGTGGCGCCGGGGTTCGTGTCGACCGACATGACCGCCGAGCTGCCCGAGAAGCGGCAGCAGGAGATCCTCGGGCAGGTGCCGCTGGGGCGGTACGCCGAGGCAGACGAGATCGCCGGCGTCGTCCGCTTCCTGGCGGGCGACCAGGCGGGTTACATCACCGGGGCCGTCGTCCCGGTCGACGGCGGACTGGGGATGGGGCACTAG
- a CDS encoding RNA polymerase sigma factor SigF: MTTESTDTAPDLPAVTDTSPDLHAVNSTDTAPDLQAVTADAPVAVPVSENRNRAERTAPLFVELASLEKGDPRRERLREILVEEHLPLVRHFARRFSNRGEPFDDLLQVGTLGLIAAIDRFDPTRGVEFLSFAVPTITGEIKRHFRDQGWSVRVPRRLQELHLSLNAAVSELSQKNGHAPTPSELAEHLGIPRAEVLEGLAVANAYRSSSLDERLSGEEDSPTLAATLGEEDAALEGVEYRESLQPLLATIPARERRILILRFFGNMTQSQIAADIGISQMHVSRLLSQTLAKLREGLLKD, translated from the coding sequence ATGACCACCGAGTCCACCGACACCGCACCGGACCTGCCCGCGGTGACCGACACGTCCCCCGACCTGCACGCCGTGAACAGCACCGACACCGCGCCGGACCTGCAGGCCGTCACGGCCGACGCGCCCGTCGCGGTCCCGGTGTCGGAGAACCGCAACCGGGCCGAGCGCACCGCTCCGCTGTTCGTCGAGCTGGCGAGCCTGGAGAAGGGCGACCCGCGCCGGGAGCGGCTGCGGGAGATCCTGGTCGAGGAGCACCTGCCCCTCGTCCGGCACTTCGCCCGCCGGTTCAGCAACCGCGGCGAGCCCTTCGACGACCTGCTGCAGGTCGGCACGCTCGGGCTCATCGCCGCGATCGACCGGTTCGACCCCACCCGCGGTGTGGAGTTCCTGTCCTTCGCCGTCCCCACGATCACCGGGGAGATCAAGCGGCACTTCCGCGACCAGGGCTGGTCGGTGCGCGTGCCGCGCCGGCTGCAGGAGCTGCACCTGTCGCTGAACGCCGCGGTGAGCGAGCTGTCGCAGAAGAACGGGCACGCCCCGACGCCGTCGGAGCTGGCCGAGCACCTGGGCATCCCGCGCGCCGAGGTCCTGGAGGGCCTGGCGGTGGCCAACGCCTACCGCAGCAGCTCCCTGGACGAGCGCCTCTCCGGCGAGGAGGACTCCCCCACCCTGGCCGCGACGCTGGGCGAGGAGGACGCCGCGCTCGAGGGCGTGGAGTACCGCGAGTCGCTGCAGCCGCTGCTGGCCACCATCCCGGCCCGTGAGCGCCGCATCCTCATCCTGCGGTTCTTCGGCAACATGACGCAGTCGCAGATCGCCGCCGACATCGGCATCTCGCAGATGCACGTGTCCCGGCTGCTCAGCCAGACCCTGGCCAAGCTCCGCGAGGGCCTGCTCAAGGACTAG